TTCATGGTGATAATGGTCGGGGAACCGCCTCTAACGGTTGCATTGTTGCAACTTATGATGCCAGGCTGGAAATAGCTGAAAGCGGTGACCGGGAGTTAATCGTAAAATGAAAAAAAATCATCTCATTTTTTTCATCATAATGCTCAGCGCCTGTTCATCTTATCAAAGAAAAATAACAGATCAGAGACTTTATGAAAAAGTACAATCAGCATCAGGTAGTCATACCGTGAGTGCACTCACAGACCAGGATTTCGACAAAATACTGACTTATATCTCGCAAGGGTCTGCCCCCTGGTTGGAACTTTATCCGGAGTTTAAAGAGAAAACTTTTCAGGGTATAACTTCGTTTCAGGAGGGGTTAGATGTCTCTATGGCCTACGCGTTGTCCATAAATCCGGTAAGTACACTCAAATTCATTACTAAGAAAAATGTAGACATCATCTGCAGCTTTCCTTTTATTGAACCAACCCGCCAGGAAATTTATACCTATTACAATAATACACGTACTACTTTACTTCCCCTTTCAAAAGAGAATCACCTGGCAGAGAGATGCTTACATACTCTAAATCTTAATATAAAACAAATTATCCAAACTTCTACTGAATGACAACCATTATCCAAAAAATCAATAAATCTCATCTAAAATGATCAGGGGTGCTTTATTGTTTTTGTTCCCGTCACTTATACGTAGTGCTAATTCCGGCATTGTGAACAATTAAATAAAATTCAGGCAGCGCCCTACATATGTGGGCAGGCAAGCTGAAAGCCACCCCCCATGTTAATGTTGCTTCAGGATTATCAGCTTATTGCGTAGTTTGTAATGGAATGAATGGAGAAACTTTATTTTTTTTGTAGAAGTGTTAATTTCCCGAAAATATCCTCTGTTACATCCCTTTCATTTTTTCTGCGAGCAGCATTATGTTTCCTGCACATACAGGATATTTATTATGGAATTAAGCGCAGTGACTGGAGATAATAACAGGGTATTTTACTCGCGATGAGAATGTGCTCGAACACAGTCTCACCGCTAACCATAAAGACTATACGGAGTAGTAATCATGGCTGAGCAGGATTGTAATGCAGACACAGCAGTAAAAGAAGTGACGGCCCCGGCATTCCGCAGACTGAAAGTAAGTTATGCGCACACCTTTCCAGATTATCAGCAGATCCCGGCGATAAACATTAAAGGAAAATGGCTGGCCGCCGCTGGATTTGAGACCGGCACGCTTGTCGATGTACGGGTAATGGCAGGCTGCCTGCTGCTTACCGCCCGTCCGGTTGAACCAGAAGAACCGGAACTGATGCAGGCACTCAAGCGCGTGTGTAAGTTCTCTGCCAGCAAACAACGCCAGGTTCAGGATTTTATCGGGATTGTTGGGGCCCGGCGGGTACGGGGCCAGGCGAGTTCCTGATGAAGTTGTATGACTGAATGAGCATTCTTGCCCGAGCGGTAAAAGTCTGGTTTCTGCAAGAAACCAGTGGCGGGATCCTGCTATACGGGGCTATTATCGTGCGAATGGTGCGATTCGCACAAATTGTACATACAGGAGCAACTATGCTTAGTTTCACTGCTAACCAGGCAAAAACACGATTCGGCGAGCTGATGACTAAAGCGCAGAACGAAACCGTAACGGTTACCAAAAACGGGCGCACTGCCTTTGTGTGCCTTCCTGAGAGTGAATTTAAAGAATATGAGCAGTTAAAGCTGGATAGCTTGCGCGCTAAACTTGCCCGCTCAATTGAGCAGGCTAAAAATGGCCAGCTTCACGATGGTGACGCAGTATTTGATGAAGTGATGAAAGATCTGTAATGGGAAAATTCACGTTAACGGATGACGCCAAAGAAGATTTAAAAGACGTTAAAACCGCTTCGAATGACAAGTTTGGGCCCGCACTGACCAAAGTCTACTTAGAGGGTATGCGGGCCGCTATGTCTATGCTGGCCGAACACATGGTAGGTACGGACGCCAGTGAAGAGACATGGCCCGGTGTATTTTTCTGGCCGTACGAAAGCCACTATATCTTCTTTCTTCGCATCGAGGCTGGCATTCAAGTTGTCGGCATTCTTCACCAGTCACGCTTGTCTAAAGCCTTGCAGAAACGCAAGCCGTAGTTACATGATTGTAATAGCGGTTCAATACTGGAGTGCTTTAATCACGTAACCTGATAATTACATCTACATTTTATACTTTCGCATTTTCTAACGACTTTACCAACATTGAGCGTATTCAAAACACCTGCCTGAATTGGTATCGGTAAACCAATGGCATGAAGGCTTCTGGCAGCAGTATTTTAACCCCTGAACGCGAAAATTGAGCGTTGATGTTCCCGGATTAACTATTGAGATTAAGCGGCTTATCTCAGATAATAAAGACAAATAACGGCCGCGGGATAGGCCATTAAATGCTTAAACCCGAAAAAAATAGTTGTACAGAATCATTGTACACAAGAGCCAAGCTTAATTTTTTCTGAATCATAAATCACAACATCATGGTCTGTAATGAGGCTTTTTAAATCAATTGAATTAAATACATTGAAATCCATCAAAACATCCTTTTGGTTCTGGCCAAGGAATAATAGTGCGACATGCTTACCACGAAGGTTACTACATGCATTTGATTCGTTAAAATCAAGATTTCTTGCCATCGAATAAATCTTATTATTTAACACTCTTACATCAAAATAGTTATTATTCCATTTCCAGGTAAATAAACACACTATAGCAATAAAAATAACAAAAAATAATGAATTCACAGGGAATTCAAAACCCTTTTCCTGATCCTCATTAATCTTATAATATGCATATATACCTAAATGAAGAAAATGTGCCAACCCTATGAATATCAATAAAACCATTAACGGCTTGTAAATGTATTGAAAAAAAACCAATCCTGTCAAGAAGCTTTTAGTATACGGTAATGCAGATGCATCAACTCCAAATATTCCATTTATCAAAGATGATGCCGATGAAGAGCAATAAACCAATAAGGCAGTGACGGATAAAGAAAAGACTATCTTAGTCACCCCGAAACTCCAAAGTTCTTTAAATACAGCTATCCTTTCAAGTTGCACACCAACCCAAATTAAGGATAAAATCACGTAAAGACAATATGCCGGAAATTTTATTGATTCAATAAAATCTGAATCTGACTCTCTTCCATTTGTAAAAATAAAGACAATGAAAGCTACAAATGCAAGGGCATTCAGGGCAGTGTTCACATCCCAGCTTTTAACGTATGTCGATTTTTGTTTTTCTTCTTTGAAGTACAAAATTGAATCGTAGATTCCCGCCAAAAGTTTTTTAATGGGTTTTTTTTCACTTTCTGTAGCGATTGAACCCGTTTTTAACTCAGATCTGAGTTCATGAATTAATTGTTCAACTTCTGATTTATCAGGCATGATTCTCTTATCCTTGTGATAGCACATGAAAACCCTAAATTAATATAGAAAATATAATTCGGACAAGTTTATACTACATCAACTAAAACTTCAGCGAAACCATCCACGACCATAATAATATTTCGGCCCGGAGGCCAGGCGATACGATTTCCTCAGCGATTCCGCCAAAAGGAATGAATCCAGTTCAGTACCTTGTATGCAGACCGGACAGTTATGGGAGCAGCGCCACAGCATAATCACGTATCCATAGTGCTCGTAGTTCTTCGGTATTCATCAAACGACGACCGTGTTGGGTTTAGAAATAACAATTTTATGCACCTGAAAGCACGTAAGCCTTACCCATCACCCTTAAAAATCCCGAATCAGGAAGCCAAACCCAGTATGGAGTGAACAAAGGAATATGGCTAAGGATAGTGTCTAATAAAGGGGGCTGAACAGGCGAAGTTTATATCATCTGATTTTTTCGCAATGAAGCAATTCTCTCCCGAAGGTTTACATTTACCGCATTCTGTTATGTGATCGCGTAACAGGCTCTTTTCAGAGCCGCCTCACAAAACAGGACTTTTATGCGTTTCTGGCAGGCCGATCCTAAGCTTGAGCATTACTGGCGTGGTGTGATCCTTTTTGGCAAGAATGTCGCTTCTTATAAATTTGCGCTGGCCCATGCGCTGTATGACCTTAAGCAGCCAGATAATGACCTGATTACGATGGAGATGCTTGCTGCCCCTTTTGCCCGCCATCTGTGCGCGCACCTCAAGCAAGCGCCTAAGCAGATCACCAGCAGACGTAGCCAGTTTCTGGAAGCCTGTGTGCAGTTCAATAATAGCGAGATTACCGAAGAACAACTGATTGAGATCACCATCAAACGAGGCTTTGCTAACGTCATTGATGCCTTTCATAACGTTAATCAGGCTGAAATTGACAAGCGCTTTTTCCTCGACGAACGTAAGACGTCAAAGGGTATCCGCCTGACAGATAATTTTTACTCCCTCACTGAGAACGATCAGTTTCCAAACCTTATCCGGGAAACTGATGCACGCTGGCGACTGGTTGAAGAAGCCTGGGCGATGAGTGTGTCACGTAATCTGATAGCGGTGGAATATGACGATGACAGCCAGATGCTGTTCAGCCGTCGAAACGACAGGCGCATCGCCATCACCAGCTGCCGCGACAGTCTGAACGGTTACCAGAAAGGCTACTGCTTTTACTGCTTCAGCCCTGTCAGCTTAGTGAGCGGGGAAGAAAGCCTGGCGGACGTCGACCACTTCCTGCCGTGGATGCTTAATGACAGTATCAGCAACCTGAACGGCGTCTGGAATCTGGTACTCGCCTGCCAGAGCTGTAACCGTGGCGCTAAGGGAAAATTCGCCCGCATCCCCTCGACAAAATTGCTTCAGCGCCTGTATGACCGGAACGAATATTTTATCAACAGCCACCTCCCTCTGCGTGAAACCCTGATCCGACAGACTGGTAATACGGCCACTCTGCGGCATAATTTCCTGCAACGCAGTTGGGACACAGCGAAATTTACGCTGTTGCATGAATGGGAACCCACCGCACAGGGAGACGGTATTTTCTGATGAATGACGACTATTACCAGCACAATGCGCAGCGCTTCTACGATGATACGGTGGACGTGGATATGTCCGCCGTCTATAAGCCTTTCCTGAGACACCTTAAACCCGGTGCACGCATTCTGGATGCCGGCTGCGGCTCTGGCCGCGATACCAAAGCTTTCAGTGAGATGGGCTTTAAAGTGGAAGCTTTTGATGCTTCTGCAGAACTGGTTGAGCGCGCTAAGCAGCTTACCGGCAAACACGTGAAAGTCATGCGCTTTCAGGATCTCACGGCGGTTGAGCAGTACGACGGTATCTGGTGCTGTGCATCGCTATTGCATGTTCCAGAGAAAGAATTGCCGGAAGTAATGAAATTATTGGCGATAGCGCTGAAGCCTGGCAGCGTCTGGTATTTATCATTTAAATATGGACGTGGGGAACGAGAGAAAGATGGGCGATGCTTTACAGATATGGATGAAGAAGGGATTCGGGAAATCACAAGCGAGTCAGAAGCGCTAACGTTAACAGAGATGTGGACTACCAAGGATCGTCGGACTGAACGTGATGATGTCTGGATTAATGCTGTGCTGAAGAAGGTTTTTTAGCTTCATGCGATACCGGGGTCGCGGCCATTGGTACAAAAATGGTGCAGTGTATAAACATGGATGAGTCAGTTAAATTGTTCACACCTCTCTCGACGTTTCTGAAATAGTTGGCGTGAACAATTTAAGATTTTTCAGGATTTTTTGTAGAGCCTGATCCCTTTTTCTCCGCTGCTGAATGTGAAGATAAGATCTTCAGTGCTAATTTCCAGCTCAGTAAAATCCTTGACGGAAACCAGGTTGTTAAAGTCGTTATCAATGGCAATACAATGGGCTCCGGATGATAAAGCCGACCGTATACCATTATCTGAGTCCTCAAAGATCAGACAGTTTTGCGGCTTCAGATGCAGTTCTTCCATTGCAACCAGATAGGGCAAGGGATCAGGCTTACCTCTCAGAACATCATTTCTGAAAACGATAGTGTCAAAACCATCGAGGTTGTGTTGCTGTAAAACCCTGTTGATTTTTTCCGGCCAACTACTGGTTACCAGGCCTGTTTTGATATTGCAGCTTTTCAAATCCTCAATAAAACTAGCCACACCGGGTATGAGATCACACCAGGCATCCTGCTCCAACTCATCTACCTTACTGTGAAAAACACTTTTCACATCCGGGGCCATTCCAGGGAATAGACTCCTCATAGTGTATTCATACGATGCACCAATAATAAATCTTTCTACATCCACCCGGGTTAACGTATAGCCATACTCTTCTGAAACACTGGTCCATGCATTAATAATCGCAGGGTTAGAGTCGATAATGACTCCATCAAGATCAAATAACACAGCGTCTGTCTGTGGGATTCTGTGCAAGCGCATTATCTTCTCCATGAAAGAACAAGCTCAACGTTTAATACTTACCTGATTCATTAATAATGAACGGTTCAACATTGAATCACCTCCTTAATAACATCTGCCTTATACATCTTTTTATACTTATTGAACCTTTTGATAGCTTCCGTACTGCCATCAGCATGGATATGCAGATGGGAGAGCGTAAACCCCTGCACCAACATGCTGCGGATCATTTCACCAGCCTCGTTCTCTTCCAGATCCTGAGGAACGATGACTTCCCCTTTTATCAAAAAAACATAGGTTTCTGACATTTTCATTTTCTCCCTGAAAGGATGGTTGTGATTACAATCACACTACAATTACTCCGCACTATTAGAAGTCAGGAATTAATGAAAATATAATCAAAATTAATCTGCTGGTGATAACTGACAGGAATGGATACCCGATTGCTACGAGCTTTTGTCATGCTGGCAGAAGTGAAGAATTACCACGAAGCTGCACAAAAGCTGTTCATTACCCAGCCTGCATTAAGTAAGCGAATAAAGTCACTGGAAGATGAACTGGAACTGACACTTTTTGTGCGGGGAAGACACGGCGCAGCGCTGACTCCGGTTGGTGAACAACTTCTTTTCAAAGTCAATCGGTTGGTAGATCACACTGATGAACTGATGCATCTGGCCCGCAATCTTGCTAAGGGAAAAACAGGTGAACTGGCTATCGGTTTTGGTATTTCGAGTATCAAGCTGGCACCAGACCTTGTTGCTGATTTTCAAAGGATCCACCCTGATATCAACGTCAGCCTGGAAGATCTCCCCTCCTCTCAACAGATCATTGGACTCCTTGAAGGGAAATTACAGTTAGGCTTTATGCGCATACCCGTAGAGCCCCCGCTCAAGGGGTTAACGCTGAAGAGTGAATCCCTGGCTATTGCCGTAAGGCGTGATGACCTTGAACTATTGAAGCAGGCTGTTTCTGAGGACTATAAATCTTTGTCTGGTTACCCGTTACTGAGACTCATTAATGCGCGTGGGCCAAACCTGAATCATCATACAGAGCGGTTCCTGGCATTTAATGAAGTAAAAATGACTATCAGGCAGGAGGCCAGAGATATCCAGACGTTACTGGCATTAGTAGCGGCAGGTGTGGGCATAGCTTTAGTACCCGAAAGTGCAGCAAGGGTCTCCCCGGAAGGTACAGGGATAATTCCTCTCCAGGGCCCCTATACACAATGGGATGTTGCGATGGTGTGGAATACGTTGAAGGAAGATAAATTACGCGATGTATTTATTGCCATGGTTAAAAAGAATTAAATCTCTTATTGCGTGAATAGTTATTTGAGGATTAAATAAATGATAAAGGATTATTTTAAAAATTTGTTAATAGGTTTTTTAATTCCATCTTTTTTAACTTATGATATCTTGTCACAAAGTCTCAACTATTTACTCATCCTCCCTATTTTTATTAATGGCTTTCTTTTCCCAATTGCAATACTAGCCGTTGAGACCGCTATAAGAGAAAGCAACCATCAAAACTTTTGGAACCATTATAAAAATCTACCCACTTTTGGCAGCAGCGGATTATATGCCATTTACTGGCTGATTGTCTCGCTATTAACTATACCAATAACAATAATTTATTTAATTTTCATTATAATTAAAAAAGGCCGCTAAGCGGCCTGATGATTATTTTTTAGTAAACCACTCATTAAGTGACTTCATATGATTATCATCAACATATGATGCAAGTAACATACCCAAAACTACAAACATTACTGCCGTCACTGGTCCAATTACCAATCCACCAAAGATGATTGCAGTTAGTTCTGCAACCAATGCCCCAGCCAGTAAACTTTCAATATTGGTAATTACAGGTGCCCAATTACCTGTTTTAACCGCCATTTTGATATTTTGATACAAGCGATGAAGATCTAATGCCTTAGCTGTCACGCCAAAGGCCTTAGCAAACTTCTGATAGTTTTTTGCTAAATCTGCCTGCGTCATAGAGTTTAATGCGGTGACAATTGCATTCCTGTCAGCGAGGCTCAGCTTTTTCTCAATGTTATTGCCATATTTATTCCACGCAGCAATAGCATCATTGTAACTACGAATTCTCTTACCTTTTGAGGCAGCAGCAAGCGTTTGAGCATTCGTTGAAGCCTTTTCACCAAGTTTTTTATAAACCTCTGCATAAAACGCAGAAACAGTTTTCATTGCTTCTTCTAACTGAGCTTGAGCTGGCGTAAATTTAAACCTCGCAGGAACCTTCCCACCTTTTATCGAATTGATTCCATTTTTGGTATCCGTGATGTTTTTGTTGATTGAAGCGAGGTTCTTCTGTAAATCTGAGATTTGCGATTTAACGGCATTTATCTGTTTTTCGTACTCATCTACTTCTTTTTGCGCAGCAGCTGCATCAGCCTTACTATTTGGCCAAAAAATTCTTCCTTTAACATACATTTGTTTTGCAAATAGTAAGTTACAGGTTGCCTGCAGAGC
This genomic window from Erwinia sp. E_sp_B01_1 contains:
- the symE gene encoding endoribonuclease SymE produces the protein MAEQDCNADTAVKEVTAPAFRRLKVSYAHTFPDYQQIPAINIKGKWLAAAGFETGTLVDVRVMAGCLLLTARPVEPEEPELMQALKRVCKFSASKQRQVQDFIGIVGARRVRGQASS
- a CDS encoding type II toxin-antitoxin system prevent-host-death family antitoxin, translated to MSILARAVKVWFLQETSGGILLYGAIIVRMVRFAQIVHTGATMLSFTANQAKTRFGELMTKAQNETVTVTKNGRTAFVCLPESEFKEYEQLKLDSLRAKLARSIEQAKNGQLHDGDAVFDEVMKDL
- a CDS encoding type II toxin-antitoxin system RelE/ParE family toxin, which produces MGKFTLTDDAKEDLKDVKTASNDKFGPALTKVYLEGMRAAMSMLAEHMVGTDASEETWPGVFFWPYESHYIFFLRIEAGIQVVGILHQSRLSKALQKRKP
- a CDS encoding HNH endonuclease; this encodes MRFWQADPKLEHYWRGVILFGKNVASYKFALAHALYDLKQPDNDLITMEMLAAPFARHLCAHLKQAPKQITSRRSQFLEACVQFNNSEITEEQLIEITIKRGFANVIDAFHNVNQAEIDKRFFLDERKTSKGIRLTDNFYSLTENDQFPNLIRETDARWRLVEEAWAMSVSRNLIAVEYDDDSQMLFSRRNDRRIAITSCRDSLNGYQKGYCFYCFSPVSLVSGEESLADVDHFLPWMLNDSISNLNGVWNLVLACQSCNRGAKGKFARIPSTKLLQRLYDRNEYFINSHLPLRETLIRQTGNTATLRHNFLQRSWDTAKFTLLHEWEPTAQGDGIF
- a CDS encoding class I SAM-dependent methyltransferase, with the protein product MNDDYYQHNAQRFYDDTVDVDMSAVYKPFLRHLKPGARILDAGCGSGRDTKAFSEMGFKVEAFDASAELVERAKQLTGKHVKVMRFQDLTAVEQYDGIWCCASLLHVPEKELPEVMKLLAIALKPGSVWYLSFKYGRGEREKDGRCFTDMDEEGIREITSESEALTLTEMWTTKDRRTERDDVWINAVLKKVF
- a CDS encoding HAD family phosphatase gives rise to the protein MRLHRIPQTDAVLFDLDGVIIDSNPAIINAWTSVSEEYGYTLTRVDVERFIIGASYEYTMRSLFPGMAPDVKSVFHSKVDELEQDAWCDLIPGVASFIEDLKSCNIKTGLVTSSWPEKINRVLQQHNLDGFDTIVFRNDVLRGKPDPLPYLVAMEELHLKPQNCLIFEDSDNGIRSALSSGAHCIAIDNDFNNLVSVKDFTELEISTEDLIFTFSSGEKGIRLYKKS
- a CDS encoding LysR family transcriptional regulator, with amino-acid sequence MDTRLLRAFVMLAEVKNYHEAAQKLFITQPALSKRIKSLEDELELTLFVRGRHGAALTPVGEQLLFKVNRLVDHTDELMHLARNLAKGKTGELAIGFGISSIKLAPDLVADFQRIHPDINVSLEDLPSSQQIIGLLEGKLQLGFMRIPVEPPLKGLTLKSESLAIAVRRDDLELLKQAVSEDYKSLSGYPLLRLINARGPNLNHHTERFLAFNEVKMTIRQEARDIQTLLALVAAGVGIALVPESAARVSPEGTGIIPLQGPYTQWDVAMVWNTLKEDKLRDVFIAMVKKN
- a CDS encoding colicin-like pore-forming protein produces the protein MALDTRKLIEAGYSQDRNGIWTLGTMVGNDNLITDAYDGGAIISPSGSYRSRLNSYDFAGGLNVMSEINRGIALFEQGAIFSSPKTPQEIAAFHAQELSIQIGERMQDQKKAYAKLDSAVTARLNSQITFNKTDKISPINYANATLALANSAKVETDANVSALQATCNLLFAKQMYVKGRIFWPNSKADAAAAQKEVDEYEKQINAVKSQISDLQKNLASINKNITDTKNGINSIKGGKVPARFKFTPAQAQLEEAMKTVSAFYAEVYKKLGEKASTNAQTLAAASKGKRIRSYNDAIAAWNKYGNNIEKKLSLADRNAIVTALNSMTQADLAKNYQKFAKAFGVTAKALDLHRLYQNIKMAVKTGNWAPVITNIESLLAGALVAELTAIIFGGLVIGPVTAVMFVVLGMLLASYVDDNHMKSLNEWFTKK